In a single window of the Salvelinus namaycush isolate Seneca chromosome 6, SaNama_1.0, whole genome shotgun sequence genome:
- the LOC120049523 gene encoding uncharacterized protein LOC120049523 has translation MGLKSDADGVHPITKQYGSECGYMFSILPLPGHAELRASYFSCHTDNQDDEVFTFSFNLITTAASGVGNTYTVNATCSLPLPWSPREVSCEENYMEVSMRSDVSCLSGTTTDAWTAALATAHSSATSTWQVMFQQEGQQLIPMSFSDARELGYVFHLTQGRLVFRSPYTPRSVMGSVSMVNGSVVEVVHPILFSKQRWVVMMVDWIVVCSTNEGMYDGVGLVWQTPTLLSPLVSGLSGLESIKISMGVDGQLLDKPITAERGYSMDISDTTVQISIPFNAAGGYRKSFVMDNMYHEFYVFRLYYEQTFLDDCGVETRLRLHRPMNTPLLIQHTSIINQTVLEDRVFTVYLGNLSYDVDLVAVKLNGHNFTILEANKSGLVITMVPQPNSNLHAYILRVPFDDAVVHKLYSTEGRLQFSLDTNYTLVILPQEEPYYYLASVVAQFIDVFPPVFKGVCNEKSIHFQMDHKPFDYLWEVGVGPYLLTTNLAAKRGYIMQNDSKSLTLEVPLFTVGYTYKDINLKQFYGSFEIHSRLPKTLDVKSSLAKACLFQTTEVIVCSTKGVVTVVTDVTLAIPGAEPNGTFLLDSTCRPQETDDTRALFSFGLHTCGTRVQVDHQHVTYENEINVEHKSQSVKAPFETRVTASVMTVRCVYPLSDLYKLFAYWQFEADSPGVGTILTRVPVKIFQPTYPPTTLATTRRPLTSTTTSNTGLSPGRDMPGIQPRAKYVKVFSWQMNQPTGTT, from the exons ATGGGCCTGAAATCAG ATGCTGATGGTGTCCACCCCATCACTAAGCAGTATGGGTCAGAGTGTGGCTACATGTTCAGTATCCTCCCTCTGCCTGGCCATGCTGAACTCAGAGCCTCCTACTTCTCCTGCCACACTGACAACCAG GACGATGAGGTGTTCACTTTTAGCTTTAACTTGATCACAACTGCTGCAAGTGGAGTGGGAAACACCTACACTGTGAATGCAACCTGCTCCCTCCCTTTACCCTGGTCCCCCAGAGAAGTCAGCTGTGAGGAGAACTATATGGAG GTGTCAATGAGGAGTGACGTGTCCTGTCTATCTGGTACAACAACGGATGCCTGGACTGCTGCCCTTGCTACA GCCCACAGCTCTGCCACGTCTACCTGGCAGGTGATGTTCCAGCAGGAGGGGCAACAGCTGATTCCCATGTCCTTCTCAGACGCTCGGGAGCTGGGCTACGTGTTCCACCTCACCCAGGGGAGGCTGGTGTTCCGCTCGCCCTACACACCACGGTCTGTCATGGGGTCTGTCTCCATG GTGAATGGTTCAGTGGTGGAGGTGGTCCATCCCATACTGTTCTCCAAGCAGAGATGGGTGGTTATGATGGTGGACTGGATTGTTGTGTGCAGCACTA ATGAAGGAATGTATGATGGGGTGGGGCTGGTCTGGCAGACCCCCACTCTGCTGTCCCCGCTGGTCTCTGGCCTCTCTGGGTTGGAGAGCATCAAGATCTCAATGGGGGTGGATGGTCAGCTCCTGGATAAGCCCATCACAGCAGAGCGAGGCTACAGCATGGACATCAGTGACACCACTGTCCAGATCAGCATCCCCTTCAACGCTGCCGGAGGATACAGAAAA agctttgtgatggacaACATGTACCATGAGTTCTATGTGTTCCGTCTCTACTATGAACAAACCTTTCTTGATGACTGCGGTGTGGAGACCAGACTCCGCCTCCACAGGCCCATGAACACACCCCTTCTGATCCAGCACACCTCCATCATTAACC AAACAGTCCTTGAGGATCGTGTGTTTACTGTTTACCTGGGGAACCTCTCCTACGATGTTGACCTGGTGGCTGTGAAGCTCAATGGTCACAACTTCACCATACTAGAGGCGAATAAAAGTGGCCTCGTCATAACCATGGTCCCCCAGCCCAATAGTAACCTACATGCCTACATTCTCAGGGTGCCATTTGATGATGCCGTTGTTCACAAACTG TACTCTACAGAGGGTCGTCTTCAGTTCTCATTGGACACCAACTACACTTTGGTCATCCTGCCTCAGGAGGAGCCCTACTACTACCTGGCTTCAGTTGTGGCTCAGTTCATTGATGTCT TTCCTCCGGTCTTCAAAGGCGTCTGCAATGAGAAAAGCATCCATTTCCAGATGGACCATAAGCCATTTGACTACCTGTGGGAGGTGGGTGTTGGCCCATATCTTCTGACCACAAATCTGGCAGCCAAGCGGGGCTACATCATGCAGAATGACAGCAAGAGTCTGACCCTGGAAGTGCCCCTCTTCACTGTTGGCTACACTTATAAG GATATCAATTTGAAGCAGTTCTACGGCTCATTTGAAATTCACTCGCGACTTCCCAAGACCTTGGATGTCAAGAGTTCCTTGGCCAAAGCCTGTCTCTTTCAGACTACTGAGGTCATAG TGTGTTCCACTAAAGGGGTGGTGACAGTGGTTACTGATGTGACTCTGGCTATCCCTGGAGCTGAACCCAACGGAACCTTTCTCCTGGACTCCACCTGCAGGCCTCAAGAGACAGATGACACCAGGGCTCTCTTTAGCTTTGGACTCCACACCTGTGGTACCAGGGTCCAG GTTGACCATCAGCACGTTACCTACGAAAATGAGATCAACGTTGAGCATAAGAGCCAATCTGTGAAAGCACCATTCGAAACCAGGGTTACTGCCTCTGT GATGACAGTTCGGTGTGTCTATCCACTGAGTGACCTATACAAGCTGTTTGCATATTGGCAGTTTGAGGCAGACTCTCCAGGAGTTGGCACCATCTTGACTAGAGTTCCTGTAAAAA TATTTCAGCCCACCTATCCACCCACTACCCTCGCCACCACCAGAAGACCGTTGACCTCCACAACTACTTCCAACACAGGCCTGAGTCCTGGGAGGGACATGCCTGGCATCCAGCCTAGGGCTAAATATGTCAAAGTCTTCAGCTGGCAAATGAACCAACCTACAGGAACCACTTAG
- the LOC120049525 gene encoding uncharacterized protein LOC120049525 translates to MTEASALGYHISDSGSRIILRCPYSSSLLHHQDEATVDRSHLLWPVPHVLYPLVHVRFRDMGMRIGVETFALSECVINERGHDDRGAIETACRDRYLLVTTQLSFAGNEPRFEAVDADGVHPITKQYGSVCGYMFSILPLPGHAELRASYFSCHTDNQDDEVFTFSFNLITIDANGVETTYTVNANCSLPLPWSTREVSCEENYMEAHSSATSTWQVMFQHDGQQLTPMSLSEARELGYVFYLTQGRLVFRSPYTPGSVMGSVTMVNGMLVEMVYPILVSRQRWLVIMVNLAVACSTDEGMYDGVGLVWQTPTLLSPLVSGLSGLESSKISMGVDGQLLDKPITAERGYSMDISDTTVQISIPFNAAGGYRKSFVMDNMYHEFYVVRLYYEQTFLDDSGAETRLRLHRPMITPLLIQHTSIINQTVLEDRVFTVYLGNLSYDVDLVAVKLNGHNFTILEANKSGLVITMVPQPNSNLHAYILRVPFDAVIHKLYPTEGLLEYSLDINYTLVILPQEEPYYYLASVVAQFNDVFPPVFKGICKEKSIHFQMDHKPFDYLWEVGVGPYLLTPNLAAKRGYIMWNDSKSLTLEVPLFTVGYTYKDINLKQFRGTFEILSRVPKTLAVKSSLAKACLFQTTEVIVCSTEGVMTVVSVILAIPGSEPSRTSLLDSTCRPQEMDDTRVLFSFRLDTCGTRVKFDYQHLTYENEITVEHTSQSVEAPVSTSYLHETSLCEPGPDRPPQMGEKRTLSTVREIWERSCDGLDPEQQEQLLEFRDSFALSDEEVGQILVQHEGTLGPSRCIPAISHWHTRRQQTRPLEMQWADFIEPSGSPWAAPIVMIPKKGDKLRFCAAECEPRLLSPTNRGHWQFKVLCFGLLNAPATFGQLIDRVLAGIPRQECLVYLDDILAHGSSFQSVLGALWSVGKGGCRRPEVPP, encoded by the exons ATGACGGAGGCCAGTGCCCTGGGTTACCACATCTCTGATTCAGGCTCCAGGATCATCCTCCGCTGCCCCTACTCCTCATCCCTCCTACACCATCAAG ATGAGGCGACAGTGGATAGGTCCCACCTGCTCTGGCCTGTCCCCCATGTCCTCTACCCCCTGGTCCATGTGAGGTTCAGGGACATGGGCATGAGGATAGGGGTGGAGACGTTTGCCCTGAGTGAGTGTGTGATCAATGAGAGGGGGCATGATGATAGAG GGGCCATTGAGACTGCGTGTCGGGATCGATACCTGTTGGTAACAACCCAACTCTCATTCGCTGGGAATGAACCTCGCTTTGAAGCGGTTG ATGCTGATGGTGTTCACCCCATCACTAAGCAGTATGGGTCAGTGTGTGGCTACATGTTCAGTATCCTCCCTCTGCCTGGCCATGCTGAACTCAGAGCCTCCTACTTCTCCTGCCACACTGACAACCAG gatGATGAGGTGTTCACTTTTAGCTTTAACTTGATCACAATTGATGCGAATGGAGTGGAAACCACCTACACTGTGAATGCAAACTGCTCCCTCCCTTTACCCTGGTCCACCAGAGAAGTCAGCTGTGAGGAGAACTATATGGAG GCCCACAGCTCTGCCACGTCTACCTGGCAGGTGATGTTCCAGCACGATGGGCAGCAGCTGACTCCCATGTCCCTCTCAGAGGCTCGGGAGCTGGGCTACGTGTTCTACCTCACCCAGGGGAGGCTGGTGTTCCGTTCACCCTACACGCCAGGCTCTGTCATGGGGTCTGTCACCATG GTGAATGGTATGTTGGTTGAGATGGTCTATCCAATACTGGTCTCCAGGCAGAGATGGTTGGTCATCATGGTGAACTTGGCGGTTGCTTGCAGCACTG ATGAAGGAATGTATGATGGGGTGGGGCTGGTCTGGCAGACCCCCACTCTGCTGTCCCCGCTGGTGTCTGGCCTCTCTGGGTTGGAGAGCAGCAAGATCTCAATGGGGGTGGATGGTCAGCTCCTGGATAAGCCCATCACAGCAGAGCGAGGCTACAGCATGGACATCAGTGACACCACTGTCCAGATCAGCATCCCCTTCAACGCTGCCGGAGGATACAGGAAA agctttgtgatggacaACATGTACCATGAGTTCTACGTGGTCCGTCTCTACTATGAACAAACCTTTCTTGATGACTCCGGTGCCGAGACCAGACTCCGCCTCCACAGGCCCATGATCACACCCCTTCTGATCCAGCACACCTCCATCATTAACC AAACAGTCCTTGAGGATCGTGTGTTTACTGTTTACCTGGGGAACCTCTCCTACGATGTTGACCTGGTGGCTGTGAAGCTCAATGGTCACAACTTCACCATACTAGAGGCGAATAAAAGTGGCCTCGTCATAACCATGGTCCCCCAGCCCAATAGTAACCTACATGCCTACATTCTCAGGGTGCCATTTGACGCCGTTATTCACAAGCTG TACCCTACAGAGGGGCTTCTTGAGTACTCGTTGGACATCAACTACACGTTGGTAATCCTGCCTCAGGAGGAGCCCTACTACTACCTGGCCTCAGTCGTGGCTCAGTTCAATGATGTCT TTCCTCCGGTCTTCAAAGGCATCTGCAAAGAGAAAAGCATCCATTTCCAGATGGACCATAAGCCATTTGACTACCTGTGGGAGGTGGGTGTTGGCCCATACCTTCTGACCCCAAATCTGGCAGCCAAGCGGGGCTACATTATGTGGAATGACAGCAAGAGTCTGACCCTGGAAGTGCCCCTCTTCACTGTTGGTTACACTTATAAG GACATCAATTTGAAGCAGTTCCGTGGCACTTTTGAAATTCTCTCAAGGGTTCCAAAGACCTTGGCGGTCAAGAGCTCCTTGGCAAAAGCGTGTCTCTTCCAGACTACTGAGGTCATAG TGTGTTCCACTGAAGGTGTGATGACAGTGGTGTCTGTGATTTTGGCCATCCCTGGATCTGAACCCAGCAGAACCTCCCTCCTGGACTCCACCTGCAGGCCCCAAGAGATGGATGACACCAGGGTTCTCTTTAGCTTTAGACTCGACACATGTGGAACCAGGGTCAAG TTTGATTACCAGCACCTTACCTATGAAAATGAGATAACCGTTGAGCACACAAGCCAATCTGTGGAAGCACCAGTCTCAACCAG CTACCTCCATGAAACGTCCCTCTGTGAGCCTGGGCCAGACCGGCCACCCCAgatgggagagaagaggacacTGTCCACAGTGAGAGAGATATGGGAGAGGAGCTGTGAtggtcttgaccccgagcagcaggaacAGCTGTTGgaattcagagacagctttgcTCTGAGTGACGAGGAGGTGGGTCAGATTCTGGTGCAGCACGAGGGGACGCTCGGCCCATCAAGATGCATCCCAGCCATATCCCACTGGCACACCAGGAGGCAGCAGACAAGGCCGTTGGAGATGCAGTGGGCAGACTTCATTGAGCCCTCAGGCAGCCCCTGGGCGGCACCAATAGTCATGATTCCTAAGAAGGGGGATAAGCTGAGGTTTTGTGCGGCTGAATGCG AGCCAAGACTGCTTTCGCCCACCAACAGAGGGcactggcagttcaaggtcctgtgcttCGGCTTGCTcaacgctccagctacttttgGGCAGTTGATTGATAGGGTGCTGGCTGGCATTCCCCGACAGGAGTGTCTGGtctacctcgacgacatcctggcccatggcagctccttccagtcTGTCCTGGGGGCGCTATGGAGTGTTGGAAAGGGTGGCTGCCGCAGGCCTGAAGTGCCACCCTGA